One genomic window of Eleginops maclovinus isolate JMC-PN-2008 ecotype Puerto Natales chromosome 12, JC_Emac_rtc_rv5, whole genome shotgun sequence includes the following:
- the LOC134873147 gene encoding uncharacterized protein LOC134873147, which produces MLVMHSRLDLDDPAGLGAFEISHEEERGRRGRGQVEYTRDMLWSRFRTQVMEPYLDGLLDSLDRRLQNLGIIRAFHVLGPKALKEDDAVVTEDLKKLSKKFLQPETTLLQEWSSYKQHLLTGAFKDMDQVTTMEKLSSQNDEGAQLYPSLSQLAAIALTVPISSVNCERDFSTMNRNLLRADSKWTAGRIWPPGRSLDTPEVKTDLRNRLQGDHLAACMLLSISGPPLGEFPYIRT; this is translated from the exons ATGCTGGTGATGCACAGCCGCTTGGACCTGGATGACCCTGCAGGATTAGGGGCCTTTGAAATCAGtcatgaagaggagaggggaaggagagGCAGAGGCCAGGTGGAGTACACCAGAGACATGCTCTGGTCCCGGTTCAGGACACAG GTAATGGAGCCATATCTGGATGGTCTCCTGGACAGCCTGGACAGGAGACTTCAAAACCTGGGGATAATTAGAGCTTTCCATGTGCTGGGACCCAAGGCACTTAAAGAAGATGATGCTGTCGTCACTGAAGACCTCAAGAAACTGTCCAAAAAATTCCTGCAGCCTGAAACCACTCTGCTGCAGGAATGGTCATCCTACAAGCAGCATTTACTCACAGGAGCTTTTAAG GATATGGACCAAGtaacaacaatggaaaaactGTCATCCCAGAATGACGAGGGGGCACAGCTGTATCCCTCCTTGAGTCAGCTGGCAGCCATTGCCCTGACGGTTCCCATCTCAAGTGTGAACTGTGAGAGGGATTTTTCAACGATGAATAGG aatttgctgagggccgattcaaaatggactgcgggccgcatttggcccccgggccgtagtttggacacccctgag GTGAAGACTGACTTGAGAAACAGGCTGCAGGGGGATCACCTTGCAGCATGTATGCTCCTGAGCATCAGCGGGCCACCTCTTGGAGAATTTCCATACATAAGAACTTAG
- the LOC134873588 gene encoding hydroxycarboxylic acid receptor 2-like isoform X2: MQCEFNSTFLISVLPPLLMTESFLGIFGNGLALWIFCFCMKPWKSSTVLLFNLAMADFMLIVALPFRASYYFSGIKWKFGNPMCNICLFMLALNRSGSSIFLMAIAVDRYMRVVHPHHAINSLSIPKAICGALVLWLLTISLTVNIFSLQHINTTYCESFKIIRHLRRRQLSHQAKIKKALWFIVVVAVIFMFCFLPSNITQLIIWIKTQQLARHLPEAQVCQAMNNLTTVFYISISLTYLNSVLDPVVYYFSSPTFKSICRKVLHLSQTDNAESSEKKIRETGSQSLSQL; this comes from the exons ATGCAATGCGAATTCAACAGCACCTTCCTCATCAGCGTGCTCCCGCCACTGCTGATGACAGAGTCTTTCTTGGGAATCTTTGGCAATGGTTTGGCTCTCTGGATCTTCTGCTTCTGCATGAAGCCCTGGAAAAGCAGCACGGTGTTACTCTTCAACCTGGCAATGGCTGATTTCATGCTGATCGTGGCTTTGCCTTTCCGTGCAAGCTACTACTTCTCTGGGATCAAGTGGAAGTTTGGAAATCCTATGTGCAACATCTGCCTCTTCATGTTGGCCCTGAACCGCAGTGGAAGCAGCATCTTCTTAATGGCCATCGCTGTGGACAGGTACATGCGCGTGGTGCATCCCCATCACGCCATCAACTCTCTGAGCATCCCTAAAGCCATCTGTGGGGCGCTTGTACTGTGGCTGTTGACTATCTCATTGACAGTTAATATTTTCAGTCTGCAACACATCAACACGACCTACTGCGAGAGCTTCAAG ATTATCAGACACCTGAGACGGAGACAGTTGTCCCATCAGGCAAAGATTAAGAAGGCTCTTTGGTTCATCGTAGTCGTGGCGGTGATCTTCATGTTTTGCTTCCTCCCGAGCAACATCACGCAGCTGATCATTTGGATCAAGACCCAACAGTTGGCCAGGCACCTTCCCGAAGCTCAAGTCTGCCAGGCTATGAACAACCTGACCACCGTGTTTTACATCAGCATCAGCCTGACCTACCTGAACAGCGTGTTGGACCCTGTGGTTTACTACTTCTCCAGCCCTACCTTCAAGAGCATCTGCAGGAAAGTTCTACATCTGTCCCAAACAGACAACGCTGAAAGTTCAGAGAAAAAAATTCGAGAGACCGGCTCCCAGTCGCTCAGCCAGCTGTGA
- the LOC134873588 gene encoding hydroxycarboxylic acid receptor 2-like isoform X1, with protein sequence MQCEFNSTFLISVLPPLLMTESFLGIFGNGLALWIFCFCMKPWKSSTVLLFNLAMADFMLIVALPFRASYYFSGIKWKFGNPMCNICLFMLALNRSGSSIFLMAIAVDRYMRVVHPHHAINSLSIPKAICGALVLWLLTISLTVNIFSLQHINTTYCESFKVNIEPLANVNWHKFVFIFSFYMPLFVILYCTIQIIRHLRRRQLSHQAKIKKALWFIVVVAVIFMFCFLPSNITQLIIWIKTQQLARHLPEAQVCQAMNNLTTVFYISISLTYLNSVLDPVVYYFSSPTFKSICRKVLHLSQTDNAESSEKKIRETGSQSLSQL encoded by the coding sequence ATGCAATGCGAATTCAACAGCACCTTCCTCATCAGCGTGCTCCCGCCACTGCTGATGACAGAGTCTTTCTTGGGAATCTTTGGCAATGGTTTGGCTCTCTGGATCTTCTGCTTCTGCATGAAGCCCTGGAAAAGCAGCACGGTGTTACTCTTCAACCTGGCAATGGCTGATTTCATGCTGATCGTGGCTTTGCCTTTCCGTGCAAGCTACTACTTCTCTGGGATCAAGTGGAAGTTTGGAAATCCTATGTGCAACATCTGCCTCTTCATGTTGGCCCTGAACCGCAGTGGAAGCAGCATCTTCTTAATGGCCATCGCTGTGGACAGGTACATGCGCGTGGTGCATCCCCATCACGCCATCAACTCTCTGAGCATCCCTAAAGCCATCTGTGGGGCGCTTGTACTGTGGCTGTTGACTATCTCATTGACAGTTAATATTTTCAGTCTGCAACACATCAACACGACCTACTGCGAGAGCTTCAAGGTCAATATTGAACCCTTGGCCAATGTGAACTGGCACAAGTTTGTGTTTATCTTCTCCTTCTACATGCCTCTGTTTGTGATTCTCTACTGCACTATCCAGATTATCAGACACCTGAGACGGAGACAGTTGTCCCATCAGGCAAAGATTAAGAAGGCTCTTTGGTTCATCGTAGTCGTGGCGGTGATCTTCATGTTTTGCTTCCTCCCGAGCAACATCACGCAGCTGATCATTTGGATCAAGACCCAACAGTTGGCCAGGCACCTTCCCGAAGCTCAAGTCTGCCAGGCTATGAACAACCTGACCACCGTGTTTTACATCAGCATCAGCCTGACCTACCTGAACAGCGTGTTGGACCCTGTGGTTTACTACTTCTCCAGCCCTACCTTCAAGAGCATCTGCAGGAAAGTTCTACATCTGTCCCAAACAGACAACGCTGAAAGTTCAGAGAAAAAAATTCGAGAGACCGGCTCCCAGTCGCTCAGCCAGCTGTGA